The window GGTGCCCCGGTCGGATTTCGGCTGGCACTCGCGCAGCCCGAGCGGATCAGCGCGATCGTCTCTCAGAACGGCAACGCCTATGAAGAGGGCCTGGGCGATGCATGGGGACCGGTTCGACGCTACTGGGCAAACCCCATAGCGGAAAACCGCGAGACTCTGCGCGCCGCCTTCACCCTTGAAGGTCAGCGCTCCGACTATCTCGCCGGCGTCAGCAATCCGCAGAGCGTCGCGCCTGAAGCCTATTTTCTCGATACCGCGCTGCTGCAGCGTCCAGGCAACGCCGACATTCAGCTCGACCTGTTCCTCGACTACGCGTCCAACATCAAGCTTTACCCGGACTTCCAGGCCTACTTCCGCGCAGCCAAGCCGCCGCTGCTGGCGATCTGGGGCAAGCACGATCCCTACTTCATCCCACCGGGCGCGGAAGCCTATCGCCGCGACAATCCCAATGCGCGGATGCAATTTCTCGACACCGGACACTGCGCACTGGAGACCCATGTCGATGACATCGCCGGCGCGATCCACGAGCTTTTGAGCGACGGCGCTTCGCAGAGCTGACAGCATCACAAACAAAACCCGCCCGGTGCAAACCGGGCGGTTCATTTTCGGAGACGATGGACCGCGACGTTACGACAGCGCCGTCCAGGTGCCGTCGGGATTGCGGCAGGCGGTGCCGCGCGCGATCTGCGGCTGGCCGTCCATATAAATGGTATGACTGAACGAGCGGCACTTGGTGCCGCGCTGATCGTAAGCCGGGCCCGGAACGATGTTGCCATAGCGGCCGGAATCCGGATTGCGCCAAGCCACCGGCGCGCCCGACCGTCCGGTCTCCAGGGCATTCATCTGTGCCTCATAGGCATAACGCTTGTCGTCGTCGTCCATCGCGGCGCCAATCCGGTTGCCGATCAGGCCGCCGATCGCCGCACCCGCAAGAGCCGCGCCCACCCGCTCACCCGGCCCCTTGCCGATCGCAGACCCGATCAGGGCGCCAGCCAATGCGCCGCCGGCGGTGCCGGCATTTTCTTTCGGTCCGCTATTGGCGGCGCATCCCGCCAGCGCGAACGCCGTGACCGCCAGAACAACGGCTTTGGATTTCAACATGTGTCCCCTCGTGTTGAAGCGTCATTCCCGGCACAACCACATCCCCGTACCGCGAACGTCGCT is drawn from Bradyrhizobium prioriisuperbiae and contains these coding sequences:
- a CDS encoding alpha/beta hydrolase, whose translation is MPITSQLPSIPRAALRTVEADGVSVFYREAGPADAPVILLLHGFASSSHMFRELIPRLASHYRVIAPDMPGFGFTTVPAARNYTYTFDALAKTVQAFVEQLGLKRYAVYVFDYGAPVGFRLALAQPERISAIVSQNGNAYEEGLGDAWGPVRRYWANPIAENRETLRAAFTLEGQRSDYLAGVSNPQSVAPEAYFLDTALLQRPGNADIQLDLFLDYASNIKLYPDFQAYFRAAKPPLLAIWGKHDPYFIPPGAEAYRRDNPNARMQFLDTGHCALETHVDDIAGAIHELLSDGASQS
- a CDS encoding RT0821/Lpp0805 family surface protein, with protein sequence MLKSKAVVLAVTAFALAGCAANSGPKENAGTAGGALAGALIGSAIGKGPGERVGAALAGAAIGGLIGNRIGAAMDDDDKRYAYEAQMNALETGRSGAPVAWRNPDSGRYGNIVPGPAYDQRGTKCRSFSHTIYMDGQPQIARGTACRNPDGTWTALS